The following proteins come from a genomic window of Deltaproteobacteria bacterium:
- a CDS encoding glycine cleavage system protein H, with protein MEGIRFIDIYATKGIEYLIVIAFLAAFVLFCRYMYQPREGRAAARIAPENITRFRVPEGLFYHQGHGWLRPEPGSIGVVGLDDFARKLIGKVDAVELPAVGSRLAQGEKGWSLVVDSERIPMLSPVAGEVVEVNREVLRSPEILRQDPYGKGWLLKVKSSRVASNTRNLLSGKLARAWMENALDNLHPLHGESLGPVLQDGGLPVEGIARVLGGDQWVDLAKTHLLTDEE; from the coding sequence ATGGAAGGCATCCGTTTTATAGACATCTATGCCACGAAGGGCATTGAGTATCTCATCGTCATCGCGTTCCTCGCGGCCTTTGTCCTCTTCTGCCGCTACATGTACCAGCCCCGCGAGGGGCGCGCGGCCGCGAGGATCGCGCCGGAGAACATCACCCGGTTCCGGGTCCCCGAGGGGCTCTTCTACCACCAGGGACACGGGTGGCTCCGTCCGGAGCCGGGCTCGATCGGCGTCGTCGGGCTGGACGACTTCGCCCGGAAGCTCATCGGGAAGGTGGATGCCGTCGAGCTGCCCGCTGTAGGTTCCCGGTTGGCACAGGGGGAAAAGGGGTGGAGCCTCGTGGTCGATTCCGAGCGCATCCCGATGCTGTCGCCGGTGGCTGGTGAAGTTGTCGAGGTGAACCGCGAGGTTCTCCGGTCCCCCGAGATCCTGCGCCAGGATCCGTATGGAAAGGGCTGGCTGTTGAAGGTGAAATCCTCCAGGGTCGCGTCGAATACCCGGAATCTTCTCTCGGGAAAGCTGGCCAGGGCCTGGATGGAAAACGCCCTCGATAATCTCCATCCGCTCCACGGCGAAAGCCTGGGCCCGGTCCTGCAGGACGGCGGTCTCCCGGTGGAAGGGATCGCGCGGGTCCTGGGCGGCGACCAGTGGGTGGACCTGGCGAAGACGCATTTGCTGACGGATGAGGAGTAA
- the nrfD gene encoding polysulfide reductase NrfD, with translation MTNRTDASTTSAEGAMTFRQVARETVRFVLSELKPKGKMLTPFNVITGVIILSGLVMIAIRFAYGLGAVSNLSQNYPWGIWIGFDVVTGVAFAGGAYVLTFVVHILKVKKFEPIVRVTVLNGFLAYVFYAGALLLDLGRPWNVINPIIGNAFGISSVLFLVAWHFMLYMICEFLEFSPAVAEWLHWPRARRILEGLTTGAVIFGITLSTLHQSGLGALFLLAPTKIHPLWYSGNIPVMFFVSSIFAGLSMVMIESFFTQKAFKDRIGHELHAAHDSILLGLGKGAVGALFAYIFLKLIDFVHYKQWVYLDTPMGYWYLFEIVGFVLLPTALFLQAIRKRSAKLVQFTAFLTAAGVILNRLNISVIGFKWYETVRYYPSVMEIWITLAIISMELWVFRWVILRMPVFGEAHEVVEEKTAEDMEVVTWKASVL, from the coding sequence ATGACGAACAGGACTGACGCATCGACCACGAGCGCCGAAGGCGCCATGACCTTCCGGCAGGTGGCTCGGGAAACCGTCCGGTTCGTCCTGAGCGAATTGAAACCGAAAGGAAAGATGCTGACGCCGTTCAACGTCATCACCGGGGTGATCATCCTGTCCGGCCTCGTGATGATTGCCATCCGGTTCGCCTATGGGCTGGGCGCCGTGTCCAACCTCTCCCAGAACTACCCGTGGGGGATCTGGATCGGCTTCGACGTGGTCACGGGAGTGGCTTTCGCCGGCGGCGCCTACGTCCTGACCTTCGTCGTCCACATCCTGAAGGTCAAGAAGTTCGAGCCGATCGTTCGCGTGACCGTCCTGAACGGCTTCCTCGCCTACGTGTTCTACGCCGGCGCGCTCCTGCTGGACCTGGGGCGCCCCTGGAACGTAATCAACCCCATCATCGGGAACGCCTTCGGGATAAGCTCCGTGCTCTTCCTGGTGGCCTGGCACTTCATGCTGTACATGATCTGCGAGTTCCTGGAGTTCTCCCCGGCCGTCGCGGAATGGCTGCACTGGCCGAGGGCGCGCAGGATCCTGGAAGGGCTCACGACCGGCGCCGTCATCTTCGGGATCACCCTGTCGACGCTGCACCAGTCGGGCCTGGGGGCGCTCTTCCTGCTGGCCCCGACGAAGATCCACCCCTTGTGGTACTCGGGCAACATCCCGGTGATGTTCTTCGTGTCGAGCATCTTCGCGGGACTTTCCATGGTCATGATCGAAAGCTTCTTCACGCAGAAGGCCTTCAAGGACCGGATCGGGCACGAGCTCCACGCGGCCCACGACAGCATCCTCCTCGGGCTGGGGAAGGGAGCCGTCGGCGCGCTCTTCGCCTACATCTTCCTCAAGCTCATCGACTTCGTGCATTACAAGCAGTGGGTCTACCTCGACACCCCGATGGGGTACTGGTACCTGTTCGAAATCGTCGGGTTCGTCCTCCTTCCGACCGCCCTCTTCCTCCAGGCGATCCGGAAGCGCAGCGCGAAGCTCGTGCAGTTCACCGCGTTCCTCACGGCGGCGGGGGTGATCCTGAACCGGCTCAACATCTCCGTCATCGGGTTCAAGTGGTATGAAACCGTCCGGTACTACCCCTCCGTGATGGAGATCTGGATCACGCTGGCGATCATCAGCATGGAGCTCTGGGTCTTCCGGTGGGTGATCCTACGGATGCCCGTGTTCGGCGAGGCGCACGAGGTGGTGGAGGAAAAAACCGCGGAAGACATGGAGGTGGTCACATGGAAGGCATCCGTTTTATAG
- a CDS encoding 4Fe-4S dicluster domain-containing protein, producing the protein MTISRRNFLKVAGAAGGVLLAGGAKSAQAAQTQTSAGGVEFNGMLIDTTKCIGCRACEEACNEANKLPKPKVSFDSESVFEETRDTSTGAFTVVNRFPNPKDPDKPIFVRKQCMHCNQPACASACLCRAMEKTKEAAVIYHKDRCMGCRYCMVACPFDIPKFEYNSPTPFVWKCIFCNERQKRGEQPACSEVCPTGATLFGKKRDLLEIARTRIYTEPDKYVHKIYGEHEVGGTGWLFLMGAPEEKLGLKTNLPTTPYPELTSGFLYGVPLVFVLWPSLLIGLNYLIKDSKVSEKKEGSHDEQD; encoded by the coding sequence ATGACCATCAGCAGACGGAACTTCTTGAAGGTCGCGGGGGCGGCCGGCGGCGTCCTGCTCGCGGGGGGCGCCAAGTCGGCCCAGGCCGCGCAGACGCAGACCTCGGCGGGGGGCGTCGAGTTCAACGGGATGCTCATCGACACGACGAAGTGCATCGGCTGCCGCGCCTGCGAGGAGGCGTGCAACGAGGCGAACAAGCTTCCCAAGCCGAAGGTCTCCTTCGACAGCGAGAGCGTGTTCGAGGAGACGCGGGACACCAGCACCGGCGCCTTCACGGTCGTGAACCGGTTCCCGAACCCGAAGGACCCGGACAAGCCGATCTTCGTCCGGAAGCAGTGCATGCACTGCAACCAGCCGGCGTGCGCCTCCGCATGCCTGTGCAGGGCGATGGAGAAGACCAAGGAAGCCGCCGTCATTTACCACAAGGACCGCTGCATGGGGTGCCGCTACTGCATGGTCGCCTGCCCCTTCGACATCCCCAAGTTCGAGTACAACAGTCCCACCCCCTTCGTGTGGAAGTGCATCTTCTGCAACGAACGGCAGAAAAGGGGGGAGCAGCCTGCCTGCTCCGAGGTGTGCCCGACCGGCGCGACCCTCTTCGGGAAGAAGCGGGATCTGCTGGAGATCGCCAGGACCCGGATCTACACGGAGCCGGACAAATACGTCCACAAGATTTACGGGGAGCACGAGGTCGGCGGGACCGGCTGGCTCTTCCTCATGGGCGCTCCGGAGGAGAAGCTTGGCCTGAAGACCAACCTGCCGACGACCCCCTATCCCGAGCTCACGTCCGGCTTCCTGTACGGGGTGCCCTTGGTGTTCGTGCTGTGGCCGTCTCTCCTCATCGGGCTGAACTACCTCATCAAGGACAGCAAGGTCAGCGAAAAGAAGGAGGGATCCCATGACGAACAGGACTGA